A section of the Mesorhizobium loti genome encodes:
- a CDS encoding ABC transporter ATP-binding protein produces MGQSSSAMVQPPMHVGLTGISKTYDGHSFVVRDLNLDIAKGEFLTLLGPSGSGKTTTLMMLAGFEYPSGGEITLDGRPIQDKPPEKRNIGMVFQNYALFPHMTVAENVGYSLRVRGSSKEQIAARVGEALAMVQLSNLAQRKPTALSGGQQQRVALARALVFEPSLVLMDEPLGALDKKLREDLQLEIRRIADRLALTVVYVTHDQHEALTMSDRIAIFNDGRIQQIGSAQDIYGRPANRFVAEFVGDNNCLDAKIVSIEGDLARARLAGGQEIWARSSAHAKVDRRATIAIRPESVRVTGQDRGGTLSGQVSDIIYCGDQFRIHVELPGGERLIAKSSSSAGIQMEMGSHVRLDWEPHDAWALDGR; encoded by the coding sequence ATGGGACAATCATCTTCAGCCATGGTTCAGCCGCCAATGCATGTCGGCCTGACCGGCATATCCAAGACTTACGACGGTCATAGCTTCGTCGTGCGCGATCTCAACCTCGACATCGCCAAGGGGGAATTCCTGACGCTTCTTGGTCCTTCGGGTTCGGGCAAGACGACGACGCTCATGATGCTCGCCGGCTTCGAATATCCGTCTGGCGGTGAAATCACCCTGGATGGAAGGCCGATTCAGGACAAACCCCCGGAGAAGCGAAACATCGGCATGGTGTTCCAGAACTATGCCCTCTTCCCGCATATGACAGTCGCTGAAAATGTTGGTTATTCGTTGCGAGTGCGCGGCTCATCCAAGGAGCAGATCGCCGCTCGCGTCGGCGAAGCGCTGGCGATGGTCCAGCTTTCGAACCTTGCGCAACGCAAGCCGACCGCCTTGTCGGGTGGCCAACAACAAAGGGTCGCGCTCGCTCGCGCGCTTGTCTTCGAGCCCAGCCTTGTGCTGATGGATGAACCGCTCGGCGCCCTGGACAAGAAGCTGCGGGAGGACCTGCAACTCGAAATCCGTAGAATCGCCGACCGGCTTGCCCTGACAGTCGTCTATGTGACACACGATCAGCACGAAGCGCTGACGATGTCCGACAGGATCGCCATCTTCAACGACGGTCGCATCCAGCAAATCGGCTCAGCGCAGGATATCTATGGCCGTCCCGCGAACCGCTTTGTAGCCGAGTTCGTTGGTGACAATAACTGCCTCGATGCGAAAATCGTCTCGATCGAAGGCGATTTGGCCCGCGCAAGACTGGCCGGCGGTCAAGAAATCTGGGCACGCAGCAGCGCGCACGCAAAGGTTGATCGACGGGCAACGATCGCCATCAGGCCCGAGAGCGTCCGCGTCACCGGGCAGGACCGCGGCGGAACGCTCAGCGGGCAGGTCAGCGACATCATTTATTGCGGCGACCAGTTCCGGATCCACGTCGAACTGCCGGGCGGGGAACGGTTGATTGCGAAGAGCTCATCATCGGCCGGAATCCAGATGGAGATGGGCAGCCATGTCCGTCTCGACTGGGAGCCCCACGATGCCTGGGCGCTTGACGGCAGATAA